Proteins encoded by one window of Salvia splendens isolate huo1 chromosome 5, SspV2, whole genome shotgun sequence:
- the LOC121803954 gene encoding lysine-rich arabinogalactan protein 19-like — MLIEQISTSSSSSDAGAKSGDRETSFQAQVENPSPSSQLPPQTSTAAPPPAVDEETQRCLDKILRSIPSEMDNAAAYAALKARLGISRFKEPASSSKTKIPPSSPTSPSPSLIQPPPSPIAQPSSPSPTFTPIQPVKYDGEASDEEGWMEDYGQPFAIPSPTSGGGSTSIHEPHLTGGGEINDEEEEDLHPLFDYREVEKEEEPPRRQTHRMTTDRLLEEAETLKT, encoded by the coding sequence ATGTTGATTGAGCAAATTTCAacttcatcctcatcctcagATGCCGGCGCCAAGAGTGGCGACCGGGAAACCTCGTTCCAGGCCCAAGTTGAAAATCCTAGCCCATCCTCTCAACTTCCACCACAAACCAGCACCGCCGCTCCACCGCCCGCAGTGGACGAAGAGACCCAACGGTGCCTCGATAAAATCCTCCGGAGTATACCCTCTGAGATGGACAATGCGGCCGCTTATGCCGCACTCAAAGCTAGACTTGGGATTTCCCGGTTTAAAGAGCCTGCTTCGTCTTCTAAAACAAAAATCCCACCTAGCTCTCCTACATCACCTTCACCATCTCTCATCCAACCTCCGCCATCTCCTATAGCCCAACCTTCGTCTCCTTCCCCAACATTTACCCCTATCCAGCCAGTGAAATACGACGGGGAAGCCTCCGACGAGGAAGGCTGGATGGAGGATTATGGGCAGCCATTTGCTATCCCGTCGCCAACAAGCGGTGGCGGCTCCACTTCGATCCACGAGCCGCATTTGACTGGGGGCGGCGAAATCAAcgatgaagaagaggaggacCTCCACCCGTTGTTCGACTATAGGGAAGTTGAGAAGGAGGAGGAACCACCACGCCGTCAGACGCACCGTATGACAACGGACCGGCTCCTAGAGGAAGCTGAAACCCTGAAAACCTGA